From a single Candidatus Rokuibacteriota bacterium genomic region:
- a CDS encoding aminopeptidase P family protein: MELHHRDRLMRVMESEGLDALVATTPENLFYVTGFRSISHAIFRGAELYGIFTRQGTALVVPFIDTAGVAADEIACDRVACYGKFFFEYAPEPGAAGRKIQEWTRAPAASAADALATVLDELGVHGKRIGLDEGNLFPQTWSRIEKQLAGTTLVPAYQLFRTARMVKSPHEVACLERAAQIAEDGVAAVLAMLKPGVTEREAVLVYEQEVLRRGASPYFTVITIGERAALADVYPAERALKPGDLVRFDLGCIYRSYRSDIARTAVWGAPTEKQARYYAAALAGEKAAIEAMKPGTPVGRIFDVAVQVTRESGIPHYQRHHVGHGIGLEPYDPPTITPGNQTVLEPGMVFCVETPYYEHGWGGIQVEDAVEVTAEGARLLTRGSRELTILG, translated from the coding sequence ATGGAACTCCACCACCGAGACCGGTTGATGCGCGTGATGGAGAGCGAGGGCCTGGACGCGCTCGTCGCCACCACGCCCGAAAACCTGTTCTACGTCACAGGGTTCAGGAGCATCTCCCACGCGATTTTCAGGGGAGCCGAGCTCTACGGCATCTTCACCCGCCAGGGTACGGCGCTCGTAGTCCCGTTCATCGACACCGCCGGCGTGGCAGCCGACGAGATCGCCTGCGACCGCGTCGCCTGCTACGGGAAGTTCTTCTTCGAGTACGCCCCCGAGCCGGGCGCTGCGGGGAGGAAGATTCAAGAGTGGACCCGAGCGCCCGCGGCCAGTGCTGCCGACGCCCTGGCGACGGTCCTGGACGAGCTGGGGGTCCACGGCAAGCGCATCGGCCTCGACGAGGGAAATCTCTTCCCCCAGACCTGGAGCCGGATCGAGAAGCAGCTCGCCGGGACAACGCTCGTTCCCGCCTACCAGCTCTTCAGAACCGCACGGATGGTCAAGAGCCCACACGAGGTGGCCTGCCTGGAGCGCGCGGCCCAGATCGCAGAGGACGGGGTGGCGGCGGTCCTCGCCATGCTCAAGCCGGGAGTGACAGAGCGGGAAGCCGTGCTCGTCTACGAGCAGGAGGTGCTGAGACGCGGGGCCTCCCCATACTTCACGGTCATTACGATCGGCGAGAGGGCAGCCCTCGCCGACGTCTATCCCGCCGAGCGCGCGCTCAAGCCGGGAGATCTCGTCCGCTTCGACCTGGGCTGCATTTATCGGAGCTACCGCTCCGACATCGCCCGGACCGCCGTCTGGGGAGCCCCGACCGAGAAGCAGGCCCGCTACTATGCAGCAGCCCTCGCCGGCGAGAAGGCCGCCATCGAGGCGATGAAGCCCGGCACTCCAGTCGGGCGGATCTTCGACGTGGCGGTGCAGGTCACGCGCGAGAGCGGAATCCCCCACTACCAGCGCCACCACGTCGGGCACGGCATCGGGCTGGAGCCCTACGACCCACCCACGATCACGCCGGGCAACCAGACCGTGCTCGAGCCCGGGATGGTCTTCTGCGTCGAGACGCCCTACTACGAGCACGGCTGGGGCGGCATCCAGGTTGAGGACGCCGTCGAGGTGACAGCCGAGGGGGCCCGGCTTCTGACCCGGGGCTCCCGTGAGCTAACCATTCTCGGCTGA
- a CDS encoding LLM class flavin-dependent oxidoreductase, which produces MPLRFGVHIPTCIEGMMYPIPFAQASDILPTALLAEQLGFDSVWGNDHMTTQRYVQREFPTPPNYYEPLVTFTYVAARTTRVKVCTCILVLPMRHVAVAAKQVATLDQLSGGRVILGVGTGAYREEYEALFPDARNVHRGTIVEEGMKALRLLFTDRRVTFTGRYVRIEGVECFPKPVQNPLPIYAGGNHPEVRRRAGELGDGWLPAVLSPEEIRKGVEDVGRHAEKAGRDPSKIDIAPQFAVSIARTHEEALRRFRASQLYKHMESLKASTLREQTGGYEQRNLIGSPEGISERIREYQKAGVTTFAGLLFVAQSVAEMQEAIELFGREVLPNFK; this is translated from the coding sequence ATGCCGCTGAGATTCGGCGTCCACATCCCCACTTGCATCGAAGGGATGATGTACCCGATCCCCTTCGCGCAGGCCTCGGACATCCTCCCCACGGCCCTCCTCGCCGAGCAGCTCGGCTTCGACTCGGTCTGGGGCAACGACCACATGACGACCCAGCGCTACGTCCAGCGGGAGTTCCCGACGCCGCCCAACTACTACGAGCCGCTGGTCACGTTCACGTACGTGGCCGCGCGCACGACGCGGGTCAAGGTCTGCACGTGCATCCTGGTGCTCCCCATGCGCCACGTCGCTGTCGCCGCGAAGCAGGTGGCGACGCTCGATCAGCTCTCGGGCGGCAGGGTGATCCTGGGAGTCGGGACCGGAGCCTACCGGGAGGAGTACGAGGCCCTCTTCCCCGACGCGCGCAACGTCCACCGCGGCACGATCGTCGAGGAGGGGATGAAGGCGCTCCGCCTCCTCTTCACCGACCGGCGCGTCACCTTCACAGGCCGCTACGTCAGGATCGAAGGGGTCGAGTGCTTCCCCAAGCCCGTTCAGAACCCGCTCCCGATCTACGCCGGCGGGAACCACCCTGAGGTCCGCCGCCGGGCCGGGGAGCTAGGGGATGGCTGGCTTCCGGCGGTGCTCTCGCCCGAAGAGATCAGGAAGGGCGTCGAGGACGTCGGGCGGCACGCCGAGAAGGCGGGACGGGACCCGTCGAAGATCGACATCGCGCCCCAGTTCGCCGTGTCAATCGCCAGGACTCACGAGGAGGCGCTCAGACGTTTTCGGGCCTCCCAGCTCTACAAGCACATGGAGTCGTTGAAGGCCTCGACGCTCAGGGAGCAGACCGGCGGCTACGAGCAGCGCAACCTGATCGGGAGCCCGGAGGGGATCAGCGAGCGGATCCGCGAATACCAAAAAGCCGGGGTCACCACCTTCGCGGGACTCCTCTTCGTCGCCCAGAGCGTGGCCGAGATGCAGGAGGCGATCGAGCTGTTCGGCCGCGAGGTCCTGCCCAACTTCAAATAG